Proteins co-encoded in one Yamadazyma tenuis chromosome 1, complete sequence genomic window:
- the ILV5 gene encoding Bifunctional acetohydroxyacid reductoisomerase (EggNog:ENOG503NVDN; BUSCO:EOG09262N3C; COG:E): MSFRQSIRAAKQASRAARGFSTRSLTSIARQQPIMASAQTVSYTATRGIKTINFAGTEEIVHERADWPREKLLEYFKNDTLALIGYGSQGYGQGLNLRDNGLNVIIGVRKDGASWKAAIEDGWVPGENLFDVKEAIQKGTYVMNLLSDAAQSETWSTIKPLLTKGKTLYFSHGFSPVFKSLTNVEPPTDIDVILAAPKGSGRTVRSLFKEGRGINSSYAVWNDVTGKAEEKAIALAVAIGSGYVYQTTFEREVNSDLYGERGCLMGGIHGMFLAQYEVLRENGHTPSEAFNETVEEATQSLYPLVGKYGMDYMYDACSTTARRGALDWYPRFKDALKPVFTELYESVKNGSETQRSLDFNSQPDYRERLEEELEVIRNMEIWRVGKEVRKLRPENQ; the protein is encoded by the coding sequence ATGTCCTTCAGACAATCTATTCGTGCTGCTAAACAGGCCTCTAGAGCCGCCAGAGGTTTCTCCACCAGATCCTTAACCTCCATTGCCAGACAACAACCAATCATGGCTTCTGCCCAAACTGTTTCTTACACTGCCACCAGAGGTatcaaaaccatcaacTTTGCTGGTACCGAAGAAATCGTCCACGAAAGAGCCGACTGGCCAAgagaaaagttgttggaatacttcaagaacgACACCTTGGCTTTAATCGGATACGGTTCCCAAGGTTACGGTCAaggtttgaacttgagaGACAACGGTTTGAACGTCATCATTGGTGTCAGAAAAGACGGTGCTTCTTGGAAGGCTGCTATCGAAGATGGTTGGGTTCCAGGtgaaaacttgtttgacGTCAAAGAAGCCATTCAAAAGGGTACTTACGTCATGAACTTGTTATCCGATGCTGCTCAGTCCGAAACCTGGTCTACCATCAAGCCATTGTTGACCAAGGGTAAGACCTTATACTTCTCCCACGGATTTTCCCCAGTGTTCAAGTCCTTAACCAACGTTGAGCCACCAACTGACATTGACGTTATCTTGGCTGCTCCAAAGGGTTCCGGTAGAACCGTCAGATCTCTTTTCAAGGAAGGTAGAGGTATCAACTCTTCTTACGCCGTGTGGAACGATGTTACCGGTAAGGCTGAAGAAAAGGCTATTGCTTTGGCTGTGGCCATTGGTTCTGGTTACGTTTACCAAACCACTTTTGAAAGAGAAGTCAACTCTGACTTGTACGGTGAAAGAGGATGTTTGATGGGAGGTATCCACGGTATGTTCTTGGCTCAATACGAAGTTTTGAGAGAAAACGGCCACACTCCCTCTGAAGCCTTCAACGAAACTGTCGAAGAAGCCACCCAATCTTTATACCCATTGGTTGGTAAGTACGGTATGGACTACATGTACGATGCCTGCTCCACCACTGCTAGAAGAGGTGCTTTGGACTGGTATCCAAGATTCAAGGATGCCTTGAAGCCAGTTTTCACCGAATTGTACGAGTCTGTCAAGAACGGAAGCGAAACCCAAAGATCTTTGGACTTCAACTCCCAACCTGACTACCGTGAaagattggaagaagaattggaagttATCAGAAACATGGAGATCTGGAGAGTTGGTAAGGAAGTCAGAAAGTTGCGTCCTGAAAACCAATAA
- a CDS encoding uncharacterized protein (EggNog:ENOG503P2T4; COG:T): MLSRLTGCENICQLVSHHTTDTAVYLVLEYCAGGDLHEHSRRHRVSSTDLYTIATQLYAAISHAHRRGVFHRDLKPENILLSTPGSFHKLKLCDWGLSTTSRICNQFNVGTEKYMAPEVFINNYTSELKLTCYDAKYVDYWSFGMSLVTVLFGRSPFTAPAGRSLMSDTNYKRFVLLNQKHILYEIYPNLNARGYSLFARLFCLSGGDDNANDFMLEIKRRDLASFLVEFRRCYRQGLTVDESEGLELYRFVRSGKSAGTITSNRPLLVDEFSLNWFE; this comes from the coding sequence ATGCTCTCACGCCTCactggctgcgaaaacATTTGTCAACTAGTGTCCCACCACACCACCGACACCGCCGTGTACTTGGTGCTTGAGTACTGTGCGGGAGGCGACCTTCACGAGCACTCTCGGCGCCATCGGGTGTCGTCGACGGATCTTTACACTATCGCCACCCAGTTGTACGCTGCTATTTCGCATGCCCACCGCCGCGGCGTATTCCACAGAGATCTCAAGCCCGAAAACATTCTTTTGCTGACACCAGGGTctttccacaaactcaagcTATGCGACTGGGGGCTCTCTACCACCCTGAGAATCTGTAACCAGTTCAATGTCGGCACCGAAAAATACATGGCACCGGAAgtgttcatcaacaactatACCCTGGAGTTAAAGTTGACATGCTATGATGCCAAATACGTCGACTATTGGTCATTTGGCATGCTGTTGGTGACAGTTCTCTTTGGTAGGTCGCCGTTCACAGCCCCTGCCGGTCGCCTGTTGATGAGTGACACCAACTACAAGCGGTTTGTGTTGCTTAACCAAAAACACATTTTGTACGAGATCTACCCCAATTTGAATGCAAGAGGCTACAGCTTATTTGCACGGTTATTTTGTCTCAGTGGAGGAGATGACAACGCCAACGACTTTATGTTGGAGATCAAAAGACGAGACTTGGCCctgtttttggtggagtttCGCCGCTGTTATCGCCAAGGCTTGACTGTGGACGAGAGCGAGGGCCTTGAGTTGTACAGATTCGTTCGCAGCGGTAAACTGGCTGGAACTATCACCAGCAACAGGCCCTTGTTAGTGGATGAGTTCAGCTTGAACTGGTTTGAGTAG
- the GPX2 gene encoding Glutathione peroxidase 2 (COG:E; EggNog:ENOG503P24F) codes for MSAFYDLSPKDAKGESYPFSDLKGKVVLIVNVASKCGFTPQYKDLEELNKKYKDQGLVILGFPCNQFLGQEPGTSDDIASFCQLNYGVSFPVLAKIDVNGDNADPVFKYLKSQKSGLLGLTRVKWNFEKFLIDKDGKVVQRYGSTTKPLSIGPAIEKLLK; via the coding sequence ATGAGTGCATTCTACGatttatcaccaaaagaCGCCAAAGGCGAATCATACCCCTTCAGTGACCTCAAGGGAAAGGTCGTGTTGATTGTCAACGTCGCCTCCAAGTGTGGATTCACTCCTCAGTacaaggacttggaagagttgaacaagaagtacAAGGATCAGggcttggtgattttgggaTTCCCATGTAACCAATTTTTGGGACAAGAGCCAGGAACTTCAGATGATATCGCTTCATTCTGCCAGTTGAACTACGGCGTGAGTTTCCCTGTATTGGCCAAGATTGATGTCAATGGTGACAATGCTGACCCTGttttcaagtacttgaagtcgCAGAAATCGGGATTATTGGGATTGACCAGGGTCAAGtggaactttgaaaagtttttgattgACAAGGATGGTAAGGTTGTCCAGAGATATGGATCAACTACCAAGCCCTTGAGCATCGGCCCTGCCAttgagaagttgttgaaataa
- a CDS encoding uncharacterized protein (EggNog:ENOG503P4XI), with translation MTGTCVNSIKIIGVGSLGLLSGSLAYQSIKLIPQLIEEVSSSVSNATYSNIRLGKFISRVLVGLSTTCFYLAYKYSPGNEKHPYLLYALVGGILSYGYTFTTRPDDKKLKEFAVPKARASPAPAPVDPVVPQSVTDHDDLGKSYIHVSDEDSTSATSTPNGSVPSSPKVVPAPAGAASAPAPVSDIEHEIDVSLFKKDMQNRLVRLKSIYLKAAGGAGLTFLVSFIGVVGELVL, from the coding sequence ATGACAGGTACTTGTGTAAACAGCATTAAAATCATCGGCGTTGGCTCGCTCGGCTTGTTGTCGGGATCATTGGCATACCAGAGCATCAAGCTCATCCCCCAACTCATCGAGGAAGTATCCTCCTCCGTCTCCAACGCCACTTACTCAAACATCCGTTTGGGTAAGTTTATCAGCCGGGTGTTGGTGGGGTTGTCGACCACTTGCTTCTACTTGGCATATAAGTATAGCCCTGGTAATGAGAAACACCCCTACTTGTTGTACGCTCTCGTTGGGGGTATTTTAAGTTACGGATACACCTTCACTACTCGACCAGATgataagaagttgaaagagtttGCCGTTCCCAAGGCCCGTGCTAGCCCTGCGCCAGCGCCGGTCGACCCAGTGGTCCCCCAGTCGGTGACTGACCACGATGACCTTGGAAAGTCATATATTCATGTTTCAGATGAAGATTCCACTAGTGCCACTTCCACTCCCAACGGGTCTGTCCCCAGTTCACCCAAGGTGGTGCCAGCGCCGGCCGGGGCCGCGTCCGCGCCCGCGCCAGTGTCTGACATCGAGCACGAAATCGATGTATCGttattcaagaaagatatGCAGAATCGTTTGGTCAGATTGAAGTCTATCTACTTGAAGGCAGCTGGAGGAGCAGGCTTGACGTTTTTGGTGTCATTTATTGGGGTGGTTGGGGAACTTGTTTTATAG
- the MET32 gene encoding transcriptional regulator of sulfur amino acid metabolism (COG:K; EggNog:ENOG503P3EU): MSRHHHHTPNIHSLLSPDPAQLHQAPAPQQTEEDHRFFKLAKEAIVATAKATAQSAGPNKQILDPTLNDLFMRLQYVSSPHGNPIKNGENIQVNEKGQLMIQDFYQNFPNLNNDIFQTPGTGTSNGHASGASDTTSYWNSSRQHQGGNRNPLIGANPLIGVPSYSHESTAVSATATGEERRSQSPEERKFQCSRCTMNFKRSSDLKRHENQHLTIPPNICEFCGKGFARKDALKRHVGTATCKRNADKKLYMDNLLLRDEFGGQE; the protein is encoded by the exons ATGTCCCGA caccaccaccacacCCCCAATATTCACTCGCTTCTCTCGCCCGATCCGGCCCAGCTCCACCAGGCCCCAGCACCACAGCAAACTGAAGAAGACCATcgcttcttcaaactcgCCAAAGAAGCCATTGTCGCCACCGCCAAAGCTACCGCCCAGTCCGCCGGGCCCAATAAACAAATTCTCGATCCCACCCTTAACGACTTGTTTATGCGGTTGCAGTACGTGTCTTCTCCCCATGGGAACCCCATCAAAAATGGGGAAAATATTCAGGTTAACGAGAAGGGCCAGCTAATGATCCAGGACTTCTACCAAAACTTCCCCAACCTCAACAATGACATATTTCAAACTCCTGGAACTGGCACCAGCAACGGTCACGCCAGTGGTGCCTCCGACACCACCAGTTACTGGAATCTGTCGCGGCAGCACCAAGGAGGGAATCGAAACCCACTTATTGGGGCCAACCCGTTGATCGGAGTGCCCAGCTATTCCCACGAGTCGACAGCGGTGCTGGCCACGGCCACGGGCGAAGAAAGGCGTTCCCAGTCACCCGAAGAACGTAAGTTCCAGTGTTCTCGATGCACCATGAACTTCAAGCGGTCCAGTGATCTCAAGAGACACGAGAACCAGCACCTCACGATTCCGCCAAACATCTGCGAGTTTTGTGGCAAGGGCTTTGCCCGGAAGGATGCGTTGAAGCGTCACGTGGGCACTGCTACTTGTAAAAGAAATGCTGACAAGAAATTGTACATGGACAATTTGCTATTGCGAGACGAGTTTGGCGGACAGGAGTAA
- the ras1 gene encoding RAS1 protein (EggNog:ENOG503NUEZ; COG:S): MIKEYKLVVVGGGGVGKSALTIQLIQSQFVDEYDPTIEDSYRKQYNIDGEQVLLDILDTAGQEEYSAMREQYMRTGEGFLLVYSIDSKSSLDELTNFYEQIQRVKESDSVPVLIIGNKCDLENERQVSYEEGELLAKSFNGCKFFETSAKQRINVEEAFFELVRSVRDGNKPAAVANEAAAAPVAAAPVTEQVKESSETAANAKAAPDGQRKQQTKPSSGNESKESSGCCVIV, from the coding sequence ATGATCAAGGAATATAAGCTTGTGGTTGTcggaggtggtggtgtcgGTAAAAGTGCATTGACCATTCAATTGATTCAATCGCAATTTGTTGACGAGTATGACCCTACCATCGAGGATTCGTATAGAAAGCAATACAACATCGACGGTGAACAGGTGCTTTTGGACATCTTGGATACCGCCGGTCAGGAAGAGTACAGTGCCATGAGAGAACAGTACATGCGGACCGGTGAAgggtttttgttggtgtatTCGATCGACTCCAAGAGCTCGTTGGACGAATTGACTAACTTCTAtgaacaaatccaaagagtCAAGGAGAGCGATTCGGTTCCAGTATTGATTATTGGGAACAAGTGTGACTTGGAGAACGAGAGACAGGTGAGTTATGAGGAAGGGGagttgttggccaaaagcttcaatgGGTGTAAGTTCTTTGAAACTTCGGCCAAGCAGAGAATCAACGTGGAAGAGGCCTTCTTCGAGTTGGTGAGATCTGTCAGAGACGGGAACAAGCCTGCGGCGGTGGCCAACGAGGCGGCGGCTGCTCCGGTGGCGGCTGCTCCAGTGACTGAACAGGTGAAGGAGTCGAGTGAAACGGCTGCCAACGCCAAGGCTGCTCCTGACGGACAAAGAAAGCAACAGACCAAGCCTTCATCTGGTAATGAGTCAAAGGAACTGTCTGGATGTTGCGTGATTGTCTGA
- a CDS encoding uncharacterized protein (EggNog:ENOG503NVZH; COG:P) has translation MTEIANGPQVTKITRPPKLRIIPPLNFCPVEHQLYRSGQPNIINQSFLEDLNLKTIVWLATEEPQEEFLDFCSQHNVNLEFVGMINDYNYNYNSNINPWDTLNDVTITRSLEIIANKENYPLLVCCGMGRHRTGTVIGCLRRLQNWNLASVSEEYRRFTGAKGGRIQVELLIESFDISVIEVKEETAPEFLYTAIVEPESSSLSHRMRDNLVKTPDEVYNLRVHFAALVASFAAIIIGYDAGFIGGTVVLPEFANEFGFNNKPTADVTVIKANIISLFHVGAFFGAYLVYPIAIFLGRIRGFKMAGLLITFGSAIQLVSDKSHGLGWILAGRLISGIGIGAVSNLAPMYVSEISPPAIRGRLVGMYEISWQVGGIFGFFINYATEKNLSGNKQWKVPIAVQIIPAAIFLVGVFFIKESPRWYFTRNNKDQAADSLCYLRNLESDSEYIRYEIEVMEFEAMERREVLVSEFWGPFYQLFGSKSNRYKLALTTLLFVFQNTSGINAIIYYSVSMLKTIGVASTEAGLLSTGVFGLIKGVCCFLWAFFIIDNFGRKPPVLIGSFVCVLSLLYLGAYIKIADPEHTLNGSSNAASRFALAVFYVWTMSFAFSWSGFPWVYMSEIFDSKVKNLSQCFNASCNWLWAFVFARWAQDMIDAMGYGVFLFFGCALLVSMVLFGVLYPETKGIPLDDIDLLFEDGIRPWRAHGRAVQLIRQREDDHFHTSDHNHDHPISSTPFDKSVAVYTEISGSGASSQNL, from the exons ATGACAGAGATTGCAAATGGACCCCAAGTCACCAAGATAACCCGTCCCCCAAAGCTCCGGATCATCCCGCCCCTCAACTTTTGTCCAGTCGAGCACCAGTTATATCGGTCCGGCCAAcccaatatcatcaaccagagcttcttggaagaCCTTAACTTAAAAACCATTGTTTGGCTCGCCACCGAAGAGCCTCAAGAggagttcttggacttctGCTCTCAACATAAcgtcaacttggagtttgtgggGATGATAAATGATTACAATTACAATTACAACTCCAACATAAATCCGTGGGATACTTTGAACGACGTGACCATCACCCGATCGCTCGAGATTATAGCCAACAAGGAGAACTATCCTTTGTTGGTATGCTGTGGTATGGGAAGACACAGAACGGGGACGGTGATTGGGTGTTTACGGCGGCTTCAGAACTGGAATTTAGCCAGTGTGAGTGAAGAGTATAGACGGTTCACGGGGGCCAAGGGAGGAAGAATCCAGgtggagttgttgattgaGAGTTTTGATATCTCGGTGATTGAGGTGAAGGAGGAGACGGCTCCGGAGTTTTTG TACACCGCTATCGTTGAACCAGAATCATCTTCTCTCTCCCATCGAATGAGAGATAACCTCGTCAAAACCCCAGATGAGGTCTACAATCTAAGAGTCCATTTTGCCGCGTTAGTGGCTTCGTTTGCTGCTATTATTATTGGCTATGATGCTGGGTTTATTGGTGGGACGGTGGTGCTTCCCGAGTTTGCAAATGAGTTTggcttcaacaacaagccCACTGCGGATGTCACCGTCATCAAGGCGAACATCATCTCGTTGTTCCATGTTGGAGCGTTTTTTGGTGCCTATTTGGTGTATCCCATTGCCATATTCCTAGGACGGATCCGGGGATTCAAAATGGCCGGGTTGTTAATCACCTTTGGCTCTGCCATTCAGTTGGTGTCGGACAAGTCGCACGGATTGGGGTGGATTTTGGCAGGACGACTTATTTCGGGAATTGGCATCGGCGCTGTGTCAAATTTAGCACCAATGTACGTCAGCGAGATCTCTCCACCCGCCATTCGTGGTAGGCTCGTGGGTATGTACGAGATCTCGTGGCAGGTGGGCGGCATCTTTGGGtttttcatcaattatGCCACAGAAAAGAATCTTAGTGGTAATAAACAATGGAAGGTTCCAATAGCGGTCCAGATCATTCCAGCTGCCATATTTTTGGTGGGGgtatttttcatcaaagaatcGCCTCGGTGGTACTTCACCCGAAATAACAAAGATCAGGCGGCGGATCTGTTGTGCTACTTGCGGAACTTGGAGCTGGATTCTGAGTATATCCGCTACGAGATAGAAGTGATGGAATTCGAAGCCATGGAACGTCGAGAGGTGCTTGTGTCCGAGTTCTGGGGTCCATTTTACCAGTTGTTTGGGTCAAAGTCCAATCGGTATAAGTTGGCCTTGACGAcgttgttgtttgtgtttcAGAACACCAGCGGTATCAATGCCATTATCTACTATTCGGTGTCGATGTTAAAGACCATTGGCGTGGCGTCAACGGAAGCGGGTCTTTTATCCACCGGTGTGTTTGGCTTGATAAAGGGAGTATGTTGTTTTCTCTGGGCCTTTTTCATCATTGACAATTTTGGTAGAAAGCCTCCGGTGCTCATTGGgagttttgtttgtgtatTGAGCCTTTTGTATCTTGGGGCCTATATCAAGATCGCAGACCCGGAACATACGCTCAACGGGTCACTGAACGCGGCCTCAAGATTTGCGTTGGCAGTATTCTACGTATGGACCATGTCGTTTGCGTTCTCCTGGTCCGGGTTCCCATGGGTGTACATGTCTGAGATTTTTGACCTGAAAGTAAAAAACTTGTCCCAGTGTTTCAATGCGTCTTGCAACTGGCTATGGGCCTTTGTGTTTGCACGATGGGCTCAGGATATGATCGATGCCATGGGCTACggggtgtttttgttttttggCTGTGCTTTACTAGTGTCAATGGTATTGTTTGGTGTGCTCTATCCCGAAACAAAGGGCATTCCTCTTGACGATATTGACTTGTTGTTTGAGGATGGAATCAGGCCATGGAGGGCACACGGGAGAGCCGTACAGTTGATTCGCCAGAGAGAGGACGACCATTTTCATACCTCTGACCACAATCATGACCACCCCATATCGCTGACTCCGTTTGACAAGTCTGTGGCCGTGTACACTGAGATCTCCGGCAGTGGGGCCAGTCTGCAAAATTTGTGA
- the GPD1_1 gene encoding glycerol-3-phosphate dehydrogenase (COG:C; EggNog:ENOG503NVN7): MSTPSERLLHLSQILSGSSLAVNRVSGHKSLSPEHPFRIAVIGSGNWGTTIAKIVAENAQSRPHLFHHHVKMWVFEEQINGEKLTQIINTKHENVKYLPGVTLPSNLKAVPSIVEAAKDADLLVFNLPHQFLHNICKQLKGNIKPDARAISCLKGLEVTPEGCKLLSTYITEHLGIQCGSLSGANLAPEVARGKWSETTVAYKLPEDFKGEGRDIDHYVLKAIFHRSYFHVNVIDDVAGVSVAGALKNIVALAVGFVEGLGWGDNAKAAIMRVGLLEIIKFSETFFPESQARTFTAESAGVADLITTCAGGRNVKVGRYMAETGESAETAEKTLLNGQSSQGIITAKEVHELLTNVNKLDEFPLFEATYQIIFGSESIENLPLLLENK; this comes from the coding sequence ATGTCTACTCCTAGTGAAAGATTGTTACACTTGTCCCAGATTTTGTCTGGCTCGTCTTTAGCTGTCAACCGAGTTTCTGGCCACAAACTGCTCAGTCCTGAGCATCCTTTTAGGATTGCTGTCATCGGGTCTGGTAACTGGGGAACCACTATCGCCAAGATCGTGGCCGAAAATGCTCAATCCAGACCTCACTTgttccaccaccacgtCAAGATGTgggtttttgaagaacagatcaatggtgaaaaattgaCTCAAATCATTAACACTAAGCACGAAAACGTCAAATACCTTCCTGGAGTCACATTaccttcaaacttgaaagCCGTCCCCAGTATTGTCGAGGCCGCCAAGGATGCtgacttgttggtgttcaacttgCCCCACCAGTTTTTGCACAACATTTGCAAACAATTAAAGGGAAACATCAAGCCCGATGCGAGGGCCATTTCTTGTCTTAAGGGGTTGGAAGTCACCCCCGAAGGCTGCAAATTGTTGAGCACATACATCACCGAACATTTGGGAATCCAGTGTGGTTCTTTGTCAGGAGCAAACTTGGCCCCTGAGGTTGCCAGAGGTAAATGGTCTGAAACCACTGTTGCCTACAAGCTTCCTGAAGACTTTAAAGGTGAGGGCCGTGATATTGACCATTATGTGTTGAAGGCGATTTTCCACAGATCATACTTCCATGTGAACGTCATTGACGACGTTGCCGGTGTTTCTGTTGCCGGTgcattgaagaatattGTTGCTCTTGCGGTTGGGTTTGTAGAAGGTTTGGGCTGGGGTGACAATGCGAAGGCTGCTATCATGAGAGTTGGGTTGTtggaaatcatcaaattctCCGAGACCTTTTTCCCCGAGTCGCAGGCCAGAACCTTCACGGCAGAGAGTGCCGGTGTGGCGGATTTGATCACCACTTGTGCTGGTGGTAGAAATGTCAAGGTTGGACGCTATATGGCCGAAACGGGAGAATCTGCTGAAACGGCTGAAAAAACCTTGTTAAACGGACAGTCTTCCCAAGGTATCATTACTGCTAAAGAGGTCCATGAGTTGTTAACCAATGTCAATAAATTGGACGAATTCCCCTTATTCGAAGCCACCTACCAGATTATTTTCGGTTCTGAGAGCATTGAGAACTTGcccttgttgttggaaaacaaATAG
- the SET2 gene encoding histone methyltransferase set2 (COG:U; BUSCO:EOG09261B14; EggNog:ENOG503NU70): protein MSESEDDKQQQRRTPPVFLDCESATEEALQTFTQITACSYQNKSIGDSGQNENMTCDCHEKVEETTNVNHACGDDSGCINRATSVECMAGACNCGDRCQNQRFQRCEYAAISVFQTEKKGYGVRADTALDEGSFIYEYIGEVIDEATFRRRMVDYDSRQLRHFYFMMLKKDAFIDATEKGALARFVNHSCSPNAYVDKWVVGDKLRMGIFAKRHIARGEEITFDYNVDRYGAQSQPCYCGEPNCIKFMGGKTQTDAALLLPDGISEALGVTPRHERQWLKENKHLRTKQQNNDATINEAFVKSVEVSEIEEQDVNRVMAAMMKSHDANINRKLVERIYLTDDENVNRQIVRMHGYKTLSALLKSQTTDPDTTVKILKVLAKWPKMTRNKIQSSQIEDVVKDIRAHTNNREIRSLSVALLDEWGKLQMAYRIPKVSHSDAGQISYGRNPRSSSPEKLQDPNPVKHEEPEPQDPSSQTELPPGWESALDPNTNTMYYFNRDLGETTWERPQVKPKLKLKPVPVPRGPRQDSPPQRSTNNYNESQIAEMEAQRLDQEKQMLWQQNLNKQKSLQELILQSQREAEERKAMDLRLKQELTDKARARAKAKSKVKGSKSSGTTSSVEKRWSSLFAKYVPNLIKKHTEEIGKDNVKQCAREMVKVLVMKEMNKDATREPPADFEKSKLKQVKEFTGSYMDKFMIKYRQKHSKRHGEETEGTIKRTKLT from the coding sequence ATGTCTGAATCGGAAGACGATAAACAACAGCAAAGGAGGACGCCACCGGTATTCCTTGACTGTGAAAGTGCCACTGAAGAGGCCTTACAAACTTTCACCCAGATCACCGCCTGTTCGTATCAAAACAAGCTGATTGGGGACCTGGGTCAAAATGAAAACATGACATGCGACTGCCATGAGAAGGTGGAAGAGACCACAAACGTAAACCACGCATGTGGCGACGACAGCGGGTGCATCAACCGGGCCACGTCGGTCGAGTGTATGGCGGGCGCCTGCAATTGTGGCGACAGATGCCAGAACCAACGGTTCCAACGTTGTGAATATGCTGCCATCAGCGTATTTCAAACAGAAAAAAAGGGCTATGGAGTTCGTGCTGACACCGCCCTCGACGAAGGCTCGTTCATCTATGAGTATATTGGTGAGGTGATTGACGAGGCCACTTTTCGCCGCCGAATGGTCGACTATGACAGTCGGCAGTTAAGACACTTTTACTTtatgatgttgaagaaggatgCTTTCATTGATGCCACCGAAAAAGGAGCATTGGCTCGGTTTGTCAACCACCTGTGCTCCCCCAATGCCTACGTCGACAAGTGGGTTGTGGGAGACAAGCTTCGGATGGGGATTTTTGCAAAAAGACATATTGCCAGaggtgaagaaatcacCTTTGACTACAATGTAGATAGGTATGGTGCCCAACTGCAACCGTGTTATTGTGGAGAACCCAACTgtatcaagttcatggGTGGAAAGACCCAGACGGACGCGGCCCTCTTGTTGCCCGATGGTATTAGCGAAGCTTTGGGGGTGACTCCTCGTCACGAACGCCAGTGGTTAAAGGAAAATAAGCACTTGCGGACCAAGCAGCAGAACAACGACGCCACCATCAACGAGGCGTTCGTCAAGTCGGTGGAGGTGTCTGAGATCGAGGAGCAGGATGTGAACCGGGTCATGGCTGCCATGATGAAGTCTCACGATGCCAACATCAACCGCAAATTGGTGGAGAGAATATACTTGACCGACGACGAGAACGTCAACCGACAGATTGTACGAATGCACGGATACAAAACATTGCTGGCGTTGTTGAAGTCACAGACTACCGACCCCGATACCACCgtgaagattttgaaggtGCTTGCCAAATGGCCCAAGATGACCCGAAACAAGATCCAGTCACTGCAAATTGAGGACGTGGTGAAAGATATTCGGGCCCATACTAACAACAGAGAGATCCGCCTGTTACTGGTGGCGCTTTTGGATGAGTGGGGCAAGTTGCAAATGGCTTATCGTATTCCCAAGGTGAGCCACAGTGATGCCGGTCAAATTAGTTATGGCCGGAACCCTCGTTCTCTGTCACCAGAAAAGTTGCAGGATCCAAACCCCGTCAAGCAcgaagaaccagaaccacAAGACCCTTCCAGCCAAACAGAACTTCCTCCCGGGTGGGAATCTGCTTTGGATCCCAACACCAATACGATGTACTATTTCAACCGAGACCTTGGTGAGACCACCTGGGAAAGACCCCAGGTCAAGCCCAAGCTCAAGCTCAAGCCGGTGCCGGTACCTCGTGGCCCTCGGCAGGACTCGCCTCCCCAGCGGTCTACCAACAATTACAATGAGCTGCAGATAGCTGAGATGGAAGCCCAACGTCTTGATCAGGAGAAACAAATGCTCTGGCAACAAAATCTAAATAAGCAAAAGTCTTTGCAAGAGTTGATTCTCCAGTCACAGCgtgaagctgaagaaaGGAAAGCAATGGACTTGAGATTGAAACAAGAACTCACCGATAAAGCCCGTGCCAGAGCCAAggccaagtccaaagtCAAAGGATCCAAGAGCTCTGGTACCACGTCGAGTGTGGAAAAGCGGTGGAGCTCTTTGTTTGCCAAGTATGTGCcgaacttgatcaagaagcacacagaagaaattggcaAAGACAACGTCAAGCAGTGTGCCAGAGAAATGGTCAAGgtattggtgatgaaggAAATGAACAAGGACGCCACACGAGAGCCACCGGCCGATTTCGAGAAGAGCAAGCTCAAGCAAGTTAAAGAGTTCACCGGTAGCTATATGGATAAGTTTATGATCAAGTATCGGCAGAAGCATTCCAAAAGACATGgtgaagaaacagaaggTACCATAAAACGAACAAAGTTGACGTAA